Proteins encoded by one window of Castor canadensis chromosome 2, mCasCan1.hap1v2, whole genome shotgun sequence:
- the Nt5c3a gene encoding cytosolic 5'-nucleotidase 3A isoform X1, whose translation MQVSAVHLKMMPEFQKSSVRIKNPARVEEIICGLIKGGAAKLQIITDFDMTLSRFSYKGKRCPTCHNIIDNCKFVTDECRKKLVQLKTQYYDIEVDPALTVEEKFPYMVEWYTKSHGLLVEQGIPKAKLGEIVAESDVMLKEGYDNFFDKLQQHSIPVFIFSAGIGDVLEEVIRQAGVYYPNVKVVSNFMDFDENGVLKGFKGELIHVFNKHDGALKNTDYFSQLKDNSNIILLGDSQGDLRMADGVANVEHILKIGYLNDRVDELLEKYMDSYDIVLVQEESLEVANSILQKIL comes from the exons ATGCCAGAATTCCAGAAAAGTTCAGTTCGTATCAAGAACCCTGCAAGAGTGGAAGAAATTATCTGTGGTCTTATCAAAGGCGGAGCTGCCAAACTTCAG ATAATCACAGACTTTGATATGACATTAAGTAGATTTTCCTACAAAGGGAAAAGATGCCCAACATGTCATA ATATCATTGACAACTGTAAGTTTGTTACAGATGAATGTCGAAAAAAG TTAGTGCAACTAAAGACACAGTATTATGATATTGAAGTTGATCCTGCTCTTACTGTAGAAGAGAAGTTTCCTTATATGGTAGAATG GTATACTAAATCACATGGTTTGCTTGTTGAACAAGGTATACCAAAAGCTAAACTTGGAGAGATTGTGGCAGAGTCTGACGTTATGCTCAA GGAAGGATATGACAATTTCTTCGATAAGCTCCAACAGCACAGTATCCCTGTGTTCATATTTTCGGCTGGTATTGGTGATGTACTAGAAGAAGTTATCCGTCAAGCTGGAGTTTATTATCCAAATGTAAAAGTAGTGTCCAACTTCATGGATTTTgatgaaaat GGGGTTCTCAAAggatttaaaggagaactgattcATGTATTTAACAAACATGATGGTGCCTTGAAGAATACAGACTACTTCAGCCAACTAAAAGACAATAGCAACATAATTCTGCTGGGAGACTCCCAAGGAGACTTACGAATGGCAGATGGGGTAGCCAATGTTGAACACATTCTGAAAATTGGATATCTAAATGATAGA GTAGATGagctcttagaaaaatacatggacTCTTATGATATTGTTTTAGTACAAGAGGAATCATTGGAGGTTGCCAACTCTATTttacagaagattctataa
- the Nt5c3a gene encoding cytosolic 5'-nucleotidase 3A isoform X2, whose amino-acid sequence MPEFQKSSVRIKNPARVEEIICGLIKGGAAKLQIITDFDMTLSRFSYKGKRCPTCHNIIDNCKFVTDECRKKLVQLKTQYYDIEVDPALTVEEKFPYMVEWYTKSHGLLVEQGIPKAKLGEIVAESDVMLKEGYDNFFDKLQQHSIPVFIFSAGIGDVLEEVIRQAGVYYPNVKVVSNFMDFDENGVLKGFKGELIHVFNKHDGALKNTDYFSQLKDNSNIILLGDSQGDLRMADGVANVEHILKIGYLNDRVDELLEKYMDSYDIVLVQEESLEVANSILQKIL is encoded by the exons ATGCCAGAATTCCAGAAAAGTTCAGTTCGTATCAAGAACCCTGCAAGAGTGGAAGAAATTATCTGTGGTCTTATCAAAGGCGGAGCTGCCAAACTTCAG ATAATCACAGACTTTGATATGACATTAAGTAGATTTTCCTACAAAGGGAAAAGATGCCCAACATGTCATA ATATCATTGACAACTGTAAGTTTGTTACAGATGAATGTCGAAAAAAG TTAGTGCAACTAAAGACACAGTATTATGATATTGAAGTTGATCCTGCTCTTACTGTAGAAGAGAAGTTTCCTTATATGGTAGAATG GTATACTAAATCACATGGTTTGCTTGTTGAACAAGGTATACCAAAAGCTAAACTTGGAGAGATTGTGGCAGAGTCTGACGTTATGCTCAA GGAAGGATATGACAATTTCTTCGATAAGCTCCAACAGCACAGTATCCCTGTGTTCATATTTTCGGCTGGTATTGGTGATGTACTAGAAGAAGTTATCCGTCAAGCTGGAGTTTATTATCCAAATGTAAAAGTAGTGTCCAACTTCATGGATTTTgatgaaaat GGGGTTCTCAAAggatttaaaggagaactgattcATGTATTTAACAAACATGATGGTGCCTTGAAGAATACAGACTACTTCAGCCAACTAAAAGACAATAGCAACATAATTCTGCTGGGAGACTCCCAAGGAGACTTACGAATGGCAGATGGGGTAGCCAATGTTGAACACATTCTGAAAATTGGATATCTAAATGATAGA GTAGATGagctcttagaaaaatacatggacTCTTATGATATTGTTTTAGTACAAGAGGAATCATTGGAGGTTGCCAACTCTATTttacagaagattctataa